The Spirosoma radiotolerans genome has a window encoding:
- a CDS encoding alpha/beta hydrolase produces the protein MHLIPTLALFGFTLLGCQPRDKANNQPPANSPLQVMYSKTIHDSLYVQTQLPLEYSDSTTKHFPVVVVLDGNFHFPMLAASIHQYEKAGLLPPLVLVGVGYKSFDAMDSLRVRDYLYPSALPADELKAPGGGEQFRQFLGQELLPLIDATYRTLAQNRTLLGHSFGGYFALYTLLSQAKSRTHVFQNFVAASPAVWYHNFYLNQLPSQLGRVNTSDSVRLVVTVGGQENRQWDVEPTTALLASLRQTNKVSLLGVVYNQLGHMDTGQLSFLKGLELFYGSR, from the coding sequence ATGCATCTGATACCAACACTCGCTCTGTTCGGCTTTACTTTGCTTGGCTGCCAACCGAGGGATAAGGCCAATAACCAGCCGCCTGCCAATTCACCCCTTCAGGTAATGTATTCAAAAACCATCCATGATTCGCTATATGTGCAGACTCAACTCCCTTTAGAATACAGCGACAGCACAACCAAACATTTCCCAGTGGTCGTGGTCCTGGATGGCAATTTTCACTTCCCTATGCTGGCCGCGAGTATCCATCAGTATGAAAAAGCGGGATTACTACCTCCACTTGTCTTAGTGGGGGTTGGCTATAAATCGTTCGACGCGATGGATTCCCTTCGGGTACGGGACTATTTATATCCTTCGGCTTTACCCGCTGATGAGTTGAAAGCGCCCGGTGGCGGTGAGCAATTTCGCCAATTTCTGGGCCAAGAGTTATTGCCTTTGATTGACGCTACTTACCGAACGCTGGCTCAAAACAGAACACTACTTGGTCATTCATTTGGGGGCTACTTTGCCTTGTATACATTACTTAGCCAAGCCAAAAGCAGGACCCACGTTTTTCAAAACTTCGTAGCCGCCAGTCCGGCTGTATGGTATCATAATTTCTATTTGAACCAGTTACCTAGCCAGCTAGGCAGGGTCAATACGTCCGACTCAGTACGACTGGTTGTAACTGTCGGCGGCCAGGAAAATCGGCAGTGGGACGTTGAGCCCACTACAGCTTTGCTGGCCTCGCTTCGGCAGACCAATAAGGTTAGCCTACTTGGTGTGGTTTATAACCAGCTTGGGCACATGGATACCGGGCAACTAAGCTTTCTCAAGGGGTTAGAGTTATTTTATGGTTCACGCTGA
- a CDS encoding TolC family protein, protein MRSGNKRYYWLLSFLASCWIGQSWAQPGNLPVTPTNSLTLPKALELARTNYPGLRGKLATIRATEADVQALNMSLLPQAGIQAQTLNATSNQVRGAYVSNGGLLLPVSGVRTDGFNMNPAWTSAASMVVDWEAVTFGRRQARRDQARLAVEQAQADYEGELFTHQVRVCDAYLLALNAQKSVALQRTNLLRAQQLQRIIRASTEGGLRPGIDSAVANTEVARAQLQVLESQQLAQQQVLRLTELIGQPNPAVRLDTMVFYNQLPQLPLSPGSNPALHPQLRVYQKSIEVGRAGETLLKASALPSVSLLGSVQGRGSGISEQAQSDGTFRIDPSLGAGLPLRSFNYIAGVTAIWRPTDLWRTKYALSAQRERINASQQAYDQQALGLQAAGQNAALQLQLAQARAQQAPLQLDAAQQAYIQAQARYESGLDNIQALTQTSALLNRAEVDQALVTSSVWRALLLRAATIGDLDSFFQQLPR, encoded by the coding sequence ATGCGTAGCGGAAATAAACGATATTATTGGCTTCTGTCTTTTCTGGCCAGTTGCTGGATCGGCCAGAGCTGGGCGCAACCGGGAAACCTGCCGGTGACGCCAACAAACTCACTCACTTTACCCAAAGCGCTGGAACTGGCCCGGACCAACTACCCAGGCCTTCGGGGAAAACTAGCCACCATTCGAGCCACTGAAGCCGATGTGCAGGCCCTAAACATGTCGCTGTTGCCTCAGGCGGGTATTCAGGCGCAGACGCTCAATGCAACTTCTAATCAGGTACGTGGTGCTTATGTTTCCAACGGGGGCTTGTTGCTGCCCGTTTCCGGCGTACGCACCGACGGGTTTAATATGAACCCTGCCTGGACCAGTGCCGCGTCGATGGTCGTCGATTGGGAAGCCGTCACGTTTGGGCGTCGGCAAGCTCGACGCGATCAGGCCCGGCTGGCCGTGGAGCAGGCGCAGGCCGACTACGAAGGAGAGCTATTTACTCATCAGGTGCGGGTGTGCGATGCGTATTTGCTGGCGCTCAATGCGCAAAAATCGGTAGCGTTGCAACGGACGAATCTCCTGCGAGCGCAGCAACTCCAGCGCATCATTCGCGCCAGCACCGAAGGTGGGCTCCGGCCGGGTATTGATAGTGCCGTAGCCAATACGGAAGTGGCCCGTGCTCAATTGCAGGTACTGGAAAGCCAGCAACTGGCTCAACAGCAAGTACTTCGACTGACCGAATTGATTGGCCAACCGAACCCGGCTGTGCGGCTCGACACGATGGTTTTTTATAACCAGCTGCCTCAGTTACCGCTTTCCCCCGGCAGCAATCCCGCGCTGCATCCGCAGTTACGAGTTTATCAAAAAAGTATCGAGGTAGGCAGAGCGGGCGAAACGTTGCTGAAAGCGTCGGCCTTACCGTCTGTTTCGTTGCTTGGATCAGTACAGGGGCGCGGCTCGGGCATCAGCGAGCAGGCCCAGTCCGATGGTACGTTCCGTATCGATCCGTCGCTGGGCGCTGGCCTGCCGCTGCGTTCGTTCAACTACATCGCGGGCGTTACGGCCATCTGGCGCCCAACTGATTTATGGCGAACAAAATATGCCCTGTCGGCCCAGCGCGAACGGATCAATGCCAGTCAGCAGGCGTATGACCAGCAGGCACTCGGCCTTCAGGCTGCGGGCCAGAATGCGGCATTGCAGCTCCAGTTGGCTCAGGCCCGTGCCCAGCAGGCTCCGCTCCAACTGGATGCGGCCCAGCAGGCCTACATCCAGGCGCAGGCCCGCTACGAATCGGGGCTGGACAACATTCAGGCGCTCACCCAAACCAGTGCGCTACTGAATCGGGCGGAAGTCGATCAGGCACTGGTCACCAGCAGCGTCTGGCGCGCTCTGCTGCTCCGAGCCGCTACCATTGGCGATCTGGATTCATTCTTCCAACAACTTCCCCGCTAA
- a CDS encoding MarR family winged helix-turn-helix transcriptional regulator, with protein sequence MNKAVELLNLWASYEQENPKADLAQFCQTYLASQQPESSLASFWQSPAPPDKASLLIKLIGRVSKLHTLHALAAFKECGLNSFDEFLYLSSVAYMTNPKKTDVISAHFNELSSGLLILDRLKKSGLILEQGDVHDKRTKRLTITSQGQSQLEACYQKLNEVNQLCFGGLAENQIELGIHLLQPVEATLAKHWLAAKMK encoded by the coding sequence ATGAATAAAGCTGTTGAACTACTCAATCTTTGGGCGAGCTATGAACAAGAAAACCCTAAAGCGGATTTAGCGCAGTTTTGCCAAACTTACTTAGCGAGTCAGCAGCCCGAAAGCAGTTTAGCTTCCTTCTGGCAATCCCCTGCCCCTCCTGATAAGGCTAGCTTGCTGATTAAATTAATTGGCCGGGTTTCCAAATTGCATACACTTCATGCCCTGGCTGCTTTTAAAGAATGCGGCCTTAACAGCTTCGATGAGTTTTTGTATCTCAGTTCGGTAGCGTACATGACCAATCCCAAGAAGACCGATGTCATCTCGGCTCACTTCAATGAGTTATCATCCGGCTTACTGATTCTTGACCGGCTCAAGAAGTCGGGGCTAATCCTGGAACAAGGTGATGTGCATGATAAGCGGACCAAACGGCTAACGATCACTAGCCAAGGGCAAAGCCAACTAGAAGCTTGCTACCAGAAATTGAACGAGGTGAACCAGCTATGTTTTGGGGGACTAGCTGAAAATCAAATTGAGTTGGGTATTCATCTGTTACAACCGGTGGAGGCCACCTTGGCTAAGCATTGGTTAGCAGCTAAAATGAAATAA
- a CDS encoding efflux RND transporter periplasmic adaptor subunit translates to MNVYNLLRPGLQVALIAGLGFLFSQCGNSSAEKSQMDEVPVEEDIRYETIRVAASRPASELNLPGELESYYETDLYPRVSSYVKALHVDIGDQVKKGQVLAELEAPELTANLTEAYSKVKAAEAVYGASKGTFLRVLRTSRTLGAISPVDLDASRTKAISDSLAIVAANAHYNSVQQLVSYLKITAPFTGVITDRRLSPGAFVGPGGQNGVPMLKIKQLDRLRLRIAVPEAYLGDIRRGNPVQFSVRSFPRQTFTGRINRIANSVRPETRSELVEIDFQNKGGQLKPGMFASVRLPVSTTNEGSLYVPKSAIISTIDRTFVLKVVDGKAVRVTVQKGDESAGQTQVFGNLKPGDLIFKTATDDLADQAKVKTQLVSQ, encoded by the coding sequence ATGAATGTATACAATCTCCTCCGACCCGGTTTGCAAGTGGCCCTTATAGCGGGCCTGGGCTTTCTGTTCAGCCAGTGCGGCAACTCGTCAGCCGAAAAAAGCCAGATGGACGAAGTACCCGTTGAGGAAGACATTCGGTACGAAACCATTCGGGTAGCGGCTTCCCGTCCGGCATCGGAACTAAATCTGCCGGGCGAGCTGGAAAGCTACTACGAAACCGATCTCTATCCCCGCGTGAGCAGCTACGTTAAAGCGCTGCACGTCGATATTGGCGATCAGGTAAAGAAGGGGCAGGTACTGGCCGAACTGGAAGCGCCCGAACTAACGGCGAACCTGACCGAAGCCTACTCGAAAGTGAAAGCTGCCGAAGCCGTTTATGGTGCCAGTAAAGGCACTTTCCTGCGCGTTTTACGGACCAGCCGGACACTGGGGGCAATTTCGCCCGTCGATCTGGATGCATCCCGAACCAAAGCTATTTCCGATAGTCTGGCCATTGTTGCAGCCAATGCCCACTACAATTCAGTACAGCAACTGGTGAGTTATCTGAAAATAACCGCTCCGTTCACGGGCGTCATCACTGACCGGCGGCTGTCGCCAGGCGCATTTGTGGGACCGGGCGGCCAGAACGGCGTACCCATGCTGAAGATCAAACAACTCGACCGACTTCGTTTGCGCATTGCCGTCCCGGAAGCGTATCTGGGCGATATTCGGCGGGGCAATCCGGTTCAATTTTCAGTACGAAGCTTTCCCCGGCAAACATTTACGGGACGCATCAATCGCATCGCCAACAGCGTTCGGCCCGAAACCCGCTCTGAGCTGGTCGAAATCGATTTCCAGAATAAAGGTGGCCAATTAAAGCCGGGCATGTTTGCCTCGGTTCGATTGCCCGTCAGTACTACGAATGAGGGTAGTTTATACGTACCCAAATCCGCTATTATCAGTACCATAGACCGCACGTTTGTGTTGAAAGTGGTGGATGGAAAAGCCGTTCGGGTAACGGTGCAGAAAGGCGATGAGTCGGCTGGGCAGACGCAGGTTTTTGGTAACCTGAAGCCCGGTGATCTGATTTTTAAAACAGCAACCGATGATCTGGCCGACCAGGCTAAGGTTAAAACGCAACTTGTGAGCCAGTAG
- a CDS encoding TonB-dependent receptor, producing MSRHLPALIIFLLFSPVLQAQMMVNLNGIVRDSATGKPLAGAAIVVDYRKALTGTSTNEQGRFSIDLPAGDHIVVARLVGFTPVRKNVRLSSDPVTIQLNLITVESQLEEVVVTTKGFDKTVRQPILGVNQINMSALRKLPAALGEVDLLRGLQMLPGVSSVGEASNGVNIRGGTTDQNLILLDDTPIFNPTHMFGLFSIFPSEVISTADLYKGNVPARFGGRAASVLDVSLRNPSLDQFSLSGGVSLVSNKFTADIPIVKGKFGILVSGRGAFNDFLLPIVSDRLANIRAKFGDAVLKAFWRIDNRNTLTVTAYGSKDLFRTDLLANLPNVNGTATRYDHQTVNVMARWFRTLSSRLNLQTTGIYVHYVPKILSPELSGNVVSLRSSVLQRQIKSNLNFQLTDQKLELGVSGTHYRIEPGTLYPGRSESVNYITTPTENALELAIHADYERSFSDRLAVSLGIRYSQFLSMGPSLVRQYAPGETRDDFSVIDSTRYGAGQISKQYGGPEPRIGIRYTLGPNSSLKFGYNMMRQYLQVVTNTTTPLPTSRWKTSDPNIKPQISQLLTAGYFLSFKENIYELTLEGYWRATEHIIDYRPGADFLLQPYPETQLLQGRSKAYGIETMISKKKGELTGWLNYTYARTLNQVYEGASIEQNVNAGNWYKASYDRPHTVNANMTIDVDRHNSFGFTFAYSTGRPYSAPTGYVTIDGAQYPYYGERNNERLPAYHRLDFAWNIYSPGMRKRRWEGRWAFTVYNLYGHKNVYSVFFKTENNKTNAYKLQIFAAPIASLSYNFVFK from the coding sequence ATGAGCCGACACCTACCTGCCCTTATCATTTTTCTGCTTTTTAGCCCGGTCCTCCAGGCCCAGATGATGGTTAACCTGAACGGCATTGTCCGCGATTCGGCCACGGGTAAACCGCTGGCTGGCGCAGCCATTGTGGTCGATTATCGCAAAGCACTCACCGGCACCAGCACCAATGAGCAAGGCCGTTTTTCTATCGACCTGCCTGCTGGCGATCACATCGTGGTAGCCCGATTGGTTGGCTTTACGCCCGTCCGGAAAAATGTTCGTCTTTCCAGCGACCCCGTAACAATCCAGCTGAACTTGATTACCGTTGAAAGCCAGTTGGAAGAAGTCGTCGTGACGACCAAAGGATTCGACAAAACGGTTCGGCAACCTATTCTGGGTGTCAACCAGATCAATATGAGTGCCTTACGGAAGCTTCCAGCCGCCCTCGGCGAAGTTGATCTGTTACGCGGCTTACAGATGCTTCCGGGTGTGTCGAGCGTTGGGGAAGCCAGCAACGGCGTAAATATTCGGGGTGGCACCACCGACCAAAACCTGATTCTGCTGGACGATACGCCCATCTTTAATCCCACCCACATGTTTGGGCTGTTTTCTATTTTCCCCTCCGAGGTGATTAGTACGGCCGATTTATACAAAGGAAACGTACCGGCGCGCTTCGGCGGACGGGCGGCTTCGGTGCTGGATGTGTCCCTGCGAAATCCAAGTCTGGACCAGTTCAGTCTGTCAGGAGGTGTCAGTCTGGTTTCGAATAAATTCACCGCCGACATTCCCATTGTGAAGGGGAAATTCGGAATTCTGGTTTCCGGACGCGGGGCCTTCAACGATTTCCTGTTGCCGATCGTGTCTGACCGGCTGGCGAACATACGAGCCAAATTCGGGGATGCCGTTCTGAAGGCATTCTGGCGTATCGACAATCGCAACACGCTGACGGTAACGGCTTATGGCAGCAAAGATTTGTTCCGGACGGATCTGCTGGCCAACCTGCCTAATGTAAACGGAACCGCCACCCGCTACGACCACCAAACGGTTAACGTCATGGCGCGCTGGTTCCGAACGTTGTCGTCCCGGCTAAACCTCCAAACGACGGGTATTTATGTGCACTATGTTCCCAAAATCCTGTCTCCTGAATTAAGTGGCAACGTGGTCAGTTTGCGGTCGTCGGTATTGCAACGGCAGATAAAATCGAACTTGAATTTCCAACTAACTGATCAAAAGCTTGAGTTGGGCGTTAGCGGCACACATTACCGCATTGAGCCGGGTACATTATATCCCGGCCGGAGCGAAAGCGTCAATTATATAACCACGCCAACCGAGAACGCCCTTGAGTTAGCTATTCATGCCGATTATGAACGGAGCTTTAGCGACAGACTGGCTGTTTCGCTGGGCATTCGTTACTCCCAGTTTCTGTCGATGGGGCCATCGCTGGTCAGGCAGTATGCACCCGGCGAAACCCGCGATGACTTTTCAGTAATCGATTCGACCCGGTATGGCGCTGGTCAGATCTCGAAGCAGTATGGCGGTCCGGAGCCCCGGATTGGCATTCGGTATACGCTGGGGCCCAATTCATCACTCAAATTTGGGTACAACATGATGCGCCAGTATTTACAGGTCGTGACGAACACCACAACGCCCCTGCCCACCTCGCGCTGGAAAACCTCGGACCCCAACATAAAACCACAGATTAGTCAGTTGCTCACGGCCGGTTATTTCCTGAGCTTCAAGGAGAACATTTACGAACTCACGCTGGAGGGCTACTGGCGCGCCACGGAGCACATTATCGACTACCGGCCGGGAGCAGATTTTTTACTTCAACCTTACCCCGAAACGCAACTATTGCAGGGGCGTAGTAAAGCGTACGGCATTGAGACCATGATTTCCAAGAAGAAAGGCGAACTGACCGGCTGGTTAAACTATACCTATGCCCGCACCCTGAATCAGGTGTACGAAGGCGCTTCCATTGAACAAAATGTAAACGCAGGCAACTGGTACAAAGCCAGTTACGACCGCCCACACACAGTCAATGCCAACATGACCATTGATGTAGACCGGCACAATAGCTTTGGGTTTACGTTTGCCTACAGCACGGGACGACCCTATTCAGCCCCCACGGGATATGTTACCATCGATGGGGCGCAGTATCCCTACTACGGTGAACGCAACAATGAGCGATTACCGGCCTACCACCGGCTGGATTTCGCCTGGAACATATACAGTCCGGGCATGAGAAAACGGCGTTGGGAAGGGCGCTGGGCATTTACCGTCTATAATTTGTATGGCCACAAGAATGTGTATTCCGTGTTTTTCAAAACCGAGAATAACAAAACCAACGCCTATAAGCTCCAGATTTTTGCGGCACCCATTGCTTCCCTCTCCTACAACTTCGTGTTTAAGTAA
- a CDS encoding VOC family protein — MQAQQVNGLTGVIMSSPEPERLATFYRDILGIPLALNRHGNTPEHWECDYKGIHYAVLKQKVLTQANVNTVLSFAVDDIERFVRTHNISLIHPIMDLGDGASIASFKDPDGNILRFWMTKN; from the coding sequence ATGCAAGCACAACAAGTTAACGGATTGACAGGGGTGATCATGTCCTCACCTGAACCAGAGCGGTTAGCAACATTTTATCGGGACATATTAGGTATTCCGCTAGCGTTGAATCGCCATGGCAATACGCCTGAACATTGGGAATGTGACTACAAGGGAATTCATTATGCGGTGCTCAAACAAAAGGTGCTTACGCAAGCGAACGTTAATACGGTCCTGTCCTTTGCGGTAGATGACATTGAGCGCTTTGTGCGGACTCACAACATTTCATTAATTCATCCGATTATGGATTTAGGGGATGGGGCTTCTATTGCCAGTTTTAAGGATCCTGATGGCAACATCCTGCGCTTTTGGATGACGAAAAATTAA
- a CDS encoding efflux RND transporter permease subunit — MIKAALAKPITVIVALAGIILFAILALLQIPVDIFPRLNLPTIYIAQPYGGMTPAQMEGFIATRYQNQLLYVSGIKSVEVKNIQGLCLVKCSFYEDVNMAQVSGEVANQVSRVMNYLPPGTVPPTVVRFDASSLPVGQLVFSSRRASLGEMQDLASTRIRPLFSQIPGASAPPPFGGNERTVVVKVDPERMRSYELTPDEIVQAVVKNNQISPAGSVQMGDYTIMTPSNTVLDKVSEFLTIPLRKGVGPTVFLRDVATVEDATDIMVGYALVNGKRSVYIPVTKSADASTMSVVSALKAKLPEMKALLPDDVQLTYEFDQSVYVTQAVHSLAVEGGLGAILTGLMVLLFLGDWRSSLIVILTIPVSIMSAILLLNLTGQTINIMTLSGLALAIGILVDQATVVIENIHQHLEMGKPKARAILDACQEMSFPLLLITLCILAVFAPAFLMNGVPRGMFLPLSLSVGFSIIASYILSQVFVPVVANWWLKSHPHASPHDVSILPDLNQPAEGRQESYEEKHPEKVTGFERFKLGYLRVLDNLMGHRTLVISAYVLVCALLIGIGFAQIGQDMMPRQNHAHQFQVRIVGPQGLRIERTEELTKRVIKQIGDIVGPDNMAISSAFVGMTPSSYGTSALYVFNAGPHEAVLQVNLSDEYEVKSMDALKEQIRQRVHRKMPNVQLSFEPIDLTDKIMSQGAQTPIEILVGGKDIKEGQHYANRLLTRLREIPYLRDLRINQPLSYPTVSIQVDRERAGQLGLSIDEISKSLVAATSSSRFTAKNLWLDQSKGFAYQVQIQLEQDQMKSVADIQAIPLVKGQLRPTLGDVATITPTTVPGQYDRIGPRRIITVSANINQIDLGTATHDVQAAITAAGQPPQGSVVELRGLAKLLQETLSSLQFGLGLAIVVIFLLLAANYQSFKVASVVLVSIPAVLAGSLTLLLVTGQTLNLQSYMGIIMSVGVSVANALLLVTNAESLRLRYRDARAAARVAGAARLRPILMTALAMIAGMVPMASGLGESGEQTAPLGRAVIGGLFFSTIAALLILPVVFAAIQRKTAFDSPSLDPDDPTSTVFDGSPEALAERSESSLTY, encoded by the coding sequence ATGATCAAAGCTGCCTTAGCCAAACCCATTACGGTCATCGTTGCCTTAGCCGGGATTATTTTATTTGCGATTCTGGCCCTTTTGCAGATTCCGGTGGACATTTTCCCCCGGCTGAATCTGCCTACAATTTACATTGCCCAGCCCTATGGCGGGATGACACCCGCTCAGATGGAAGGCTTTATTGCCACCCGTTACCAGAATCAGCTGCTTTATGTGTCGGGTATCAAGTCGGTGGAGGTGAAAAATATTCAGGGCCTGTGTCTGGTGAAATGTTCGTTTTATGAAGACGTCAACATGGCGCAGGTATCGGGCGAAGTAGCCAACCAGGTCAGCCGGGTTATGAATTATTTGCCGCCGGGCACTGTGCCTCCCACGGTCGTTCGCTTCGATGCGTCGAGCTTACCCGTGGGTCAGTTGGTGTTCAGCAGTCGCCGGGCATCGCTGGGGGAAATGCAGGATTTGGCTTCTACCCGCATCCGGCCCTTGTTTTCCCAGATTCCGGGCGCTTCGGCTCCGCCCCCGTTTGGCGGCAACGAACGAACGGTGGTCGTGAAAGTCGATCCCGAACGGATGCGTAGTTATGAACTGACCCCCGACGAAATTGTACAGGCCGTTGTGAAGAACAACCAGATTTCACCGGCCGGTAGCGTTCAAATGGGTGACTATACCATCATGACGCCCAGCAACACGGTACTCGACAAGGTCAGCGAGTTTTTGACTATTCCGCTGCGGAAGGGCGTAGGGCCAACGGTGTTTCTTCGTGACGTAGCCACGGTAGAAGATGCTACCGATATAATGGTTGGGTATGCACTGGTCAATGGAAAACGGTCGGTTTACATTCCCGTTACCAAAAGTGCCGATGCTTCGACCATGAGCGTTGTGAGTGCGCTGAAAGCCAAACTCCCCGAAATGAAAGCGCTGTTGCCGGATGATGTACAGCTTACCTACGAGTTCGACCAGTCGGTCTACGTCACGCAGGCGGTTCATAGTCTGGCTGTTGAAGGCGGTTTGGGCGCCATTCTGACCGGGTTGATGGTATTGCTTTTCCTGGGCGACTGGCGGAGTTCGCTGATTGTAATCCTGACGATTCCGGTGTCCATTATGAGCGCTATTTTGCTGCTCAACCTGACTGGCCAAACCATTAATATCATGACCCTGTCGGGGTTGGCGCTGGCCATCGGTATTCTGGTCGATCAGGCAACGGTCGTGATTGAAAATATTCACCAGCACCTTGAGATGGGCAAACCTAAAGCCCGCGCCATTCTGGATGCCTGCCAGGAGATGTCCTTCCCGCTGCTGCTCATTACCCTGTGTATTCTGGCCGTATTTGCGCCCGCTTTCCTGATGAACGGTGTTCCGCGCGGCATGTTCCTGCCCTTGTCGTTATCGGTTGGCTTCTCGATCATTGCTTCCTATATTCTATCGCAGGTGTTTGTACCCGTGGTGGCGAACTGGTGGCTAAAAAGTCATCCCCATGCCAGCCCGCATGACGTAAGCATTTTGCCCGATCTGAATCAACCGGCGGAGGGTCGGCAGGAAAGCTATGAGGAAAAGCACCCCGAAAAAGTGACGGGTTTCGAACGCTTTAAGCTGGGTTACCTCCGGGTTCTGGACAACCTGATGGGCCATCGAACGCTGGTCATCAGTGCATATGTACTGGTTTGTGCGCTCCTGATTGGTATTGGCTTCGCCCAGATTGGTCAGGACATGATGCCCCGGCAAAACCACGCCCATCAGTTTCAGGTGCGGATCGTTGGGCCGCAGGGCCTGCGGATCGAACGGACTGAAGAGCTCACCAAGCGGGTAATCAAGCAGATTGGCGACATCGTTGGCCCTGATAACATGGCCATTTCGTCGGCTTTTGTGGGAATGACGCCCTCCAGCTATGGCACCAGCGCGCTTTACGTGTTCAATGCCGGTCCGCACGAAGCGGTGCTGCAAGTCAATCTGTCCGACGAATATGAAGTCAAGTCTATGGACGCGCTAAAAGAACAGATTCGCCAGCGGGTTCACCGAAAAATGCCCAACGTCCAGCTTTCGTTCGAACCCATCGACCTGACCGATAAGATCATGAGCCAGGGCGCACAAACACCCATCGAGATTTTAGTGGGCGGCAAAGACATCAAAGAAGGGCAGCACTACGCCAACCGCTTGTTGACCCGTTTGCGTGAGATTCCCTACCTACGTGATCTGCGGATCAATCAACCGCTTAGTTACCCCACGGTGTCGATCCAGGTAGATCGCGAACGGGCGGGTCAATTAGGGCTTAGCATCGACGAGATTTCCAAGTCGCTGGTGGCGGCAACCTCGTCCAGCCGATTTACGGCCAAGAACCTGTGGCTCGACCAGTCGAAAGGGTTTGCCTACCAGGTGCAGATTCAACTGGAACAGGATCAGATGAAGTCAGTGGCCGATATTCAGGCGATTCCGCTCGTGAAAGGACAGTTGCGGCCCACGCTGGGCGATGTGGCAACCATTACGCCAACTACCGTACCGGGCCAGTACGACCGCATTGGCCCCCGCCGGATCATCACGGTGTCGGCCAACATCAACCAGATTGATTTGGGTACGGCCACGCACGATGTGCAAGCCGCTATCACGGCGGCCGGACAACCTCCCCAAGGGTCGGTGGTGGAGTTGCGTGGACTGGCCAAGCTGCTTCAGGAAACGCTGAGCAGTCTTCAGTTTGGGCTGGGACTGGCCATTGTGGTGATCTTCCTGTTGCTGGCCGCCAACTACCAGTCGTTCAAAGTAGCGAGTGTGGTGCTGGTGAGCATACCCGCCGTGTTGGCTGGCTCCCTCACGCTGCTGCTCGTAACCGGGCAAACGCTCAACCTGCAATCCTACATGGGCATCATCATGTCGGTGGGGGTGTCGGTGGCCAATGCCCTGTTGCTGGTTACCAATGCCGAATCTCTACGGCTGCGCTACCGCGACGCTCGTGCCGCTGCCCGGGTGGCCGGTGCAGCCCGCCTTCGGCCTATTCTGATGACGGCGCTGGCAATGATTGCCGGGATGGTTCCGATGGCGAGTGGGCTAGGTGAGTCGGGCGAACAAACCGCCCCGCTGGGCCGGGCGGTTATTGGTGGGCTATTTTTTTCAACGATTGCCGCCCTGCTGATTTTGCCCGTCGTTTTTGCGGCCATTCAGCGTAAAACGGCCTTTGACTCGCCTTCACTCGACCCGGACGACCCAACCAGCACCGTGTTCGATGGATCACCCGAAGCTCTGGCCGAACGGTCTGAATCCAGTTTAACCTACTAA